One window from the genome of Montipora foliosa isolate CH-2021 chromosome 5, ASM3666993v2, whole genome shotgun sequence encodes:
- the LOC138003220 gene encoding histamine H2 receptor-like: MNPPEWITWMTVGLAESVAIVTLNLCTIIVFTRNCNLRKRSTYLMINLAVTDMLVGGVAVFFLFYWFGVFCNVWRGHLNGHLKDYIETKLPGVFPGMSLINITIIALERAYATFRPFKHRVLKKRVYGLLIVFIWVSTALGTSLNFKYPEGVVDVYFKIALGSFELLIICVSYSSIVIKVRCGAQPKHHGAASRERKLTVTLLIVTVASLLVFLPAITFALLIYSGKFKIPFQVDGRLYCALYVFLFANSLVNPILYAIRMPEYRSTLAALIRKCTVRNRERRV; the protein is encoded by the coding sequence ATGAATCCACCCGAGTGGATAACCTGGATGACTGTAGGCTTGGCCGAGTCTGTTGCCATAGTAACACTCAACCTCTGTacgataattgtttttacaagaAACTGTAATCTCCGCAAGCGCAGCACGTACCTGATGATAAATTTGGCAGTTACAGATATGTTGGTTGGAGGAGTTGCTGTGTTTTTTCTATTCTATTGGTTTGGAGTATTCTGTAATGTATGGAGGGGGCATCTAAATGGACATTTGAAAGATTATATAGAGACAAAACTACCTGGTGTTTTTCCTGGTATGTCTTTAATAAACATAACCATTATTGCTTTAGAACGGGCATATGCGACATTTCGGCCTTTCAAGCATCGCGTGCTAAAAAAACGGGTGTATGGCCTATTAATTGTCTTTATTTGGGTTAGTACGGCATTAGGTACTTCCTTAAATTTTAAATATCCTGAGGGAGTAGTTGATGTTTATTTCAAGATTGCATTAGGCTCGTTTGAACTTTTGATCATTTGTGTATCTTACTCATCCATTGTTATTAAAGTCCGTTGTGGAGCGCAGCCTAAACACCATGGTGCAGCcagtagagaaagaaaactgaccgtGACATTGTTGATTGTGACTGTTGCATCTCTTTTGGTGTTCCTGCCTGCTATTACTTTCGCTCTTCTCATTTATAgcggtaaatttaaaattcccTTTCAGGTGGATGGACGTCTTTATTGTGCACtttatgttttcctttttgcaaacTCTCTTGTCAATCCTATATTATACGCTATCCGCATGCCAGAATACAGATCTACTTTAGCTGCACTCATTCGCAAATGTACTGTTCGTAACCGTGAAAGGCGAGTTTAA